The Flaviramulus sp. BrNp1-15 genome has a window encoding:
- a CDS encoding DUF2167 domain-containing protein, whose product MKNITTVILFLFVIQIYAQQETDSLSIDLEQYQKALDSINNSFTYQRGEITLGDGLAIINVPEGFKFLDSEQSKRVLTDLWGNPPSEPIGLLFPEDMTPMHDNFTYAVEIEYAEEGYIEDEDAEDLDYDDLLEEMQEDAKAGNPERTELGYPTIELVGWASQPYYDQENKKLHWAKELKFEDYDVNTLNYNIRVLGRKGYLNLNAIGDITMLDAFNKDRDNILQSVEFTPGNRYSDFNPDIDKVAAYGIGGLIAGKILAKAGFFALVLKFWKFIAIGAVALFGGFRKKLFGGKKEEA is encoded by the coding sequence ATGAAAAACATTACTACTGTAATTTTGTTTCTTTTTGTAATTCAAATTTATGCACAACAAGAAACAGACTCCTTATCCATTGATTTAGAACAATATCAGAAAGCATTAGATAGTATAAATAATTCATTTACTTATCAACGAGGTGAAATAACACTTGGTGATGGTTTAGCAATAATTAACGTACCAGAAGGTTTTAAATTTTTAGATAGTGAACAAAGTAAACGTGTATTAACAGATTTATGGGGAAACCCACCAAGCGAGCCAATAGGATTGTTATTTCCTGAAGATATGACACCAATGCATGATAATTTCACCTATGCTGTAGAAATTGAATATGCAGAAGAAGGTTATATAGAAGATGAAGACGCAGAAGATTTAGATTATGATGATTTGCTTGAAGAAATGCAAGAAGATGCAAAAGCTGGAAATCCTGAACGTACAGAACTAGGGTATCCAACTATTGAATTAGTAGGTTGGGCATCACAACCATATTATGATCAAGAAAATAAAAAATTGCATTGGGCAAAGGAGTTAAAATTTGAAGATTATGACGTAAACACATTAAATTACAATATTAGAGTATTGGGTAGAAAAGGATATCTCAATCTCAATGCTATTGGTGACATAACCATGTTAGATGCTTTTAATAAAGACCGCGATAATATTTTACAAAGCGTTGAGTTTACACCAGGTAATAGATATTCAGATTTTAATCCAGATATAGATAAAGTAGCGGCTTATGGAATTGGTGGCCTAATAGCAGGAAAAATATTGGCTAAAGCAGGTTTCTTCGCATTAGTGTTAAAATTCTGGAAGTTTATAGCTATTGGGGCAGTAGCTTTATTTGGAGGTTTTCGTAAAAAGCTTTTTGGCGGCAAAAAAGAAGAAGCCTAA
- a CDS encoding DM13 domain-containing protein, with protein MRTLYLLLILLLSFQSCSTSNDESMVQEEDMQMEEMSETVEGSFMSGAHPTIGKATANNDKMKLSFTNFKTDAGPSLEVYLATDASASNYITLGALQGIEGDYEYILPNNIDLEVYNHVIIWCVPFSVNFGYAVLE; from the coding sequence ATGAGAACCTTGTATCTACTCTTAATTCTTTTACTTTCTTTTCAATCTTGTTCAACTTCAAATGATGAATCAATGGTTCAAGAAGAGGATATGCAAATGGAAGAAATGTCTGAAACTGTTGAAGGCAGTTTTATGTCTGGTGCTCATCCTACTATAGGGAAAGCAACTGCTAACAATGATAAAATGAAACTTTCATTTACAAATTTTAAAACCGACGCTGGACCTTCGTTAGAAGTGTATTTAGCAACAGATGCTTCGGCTAGTAATTATATAACTCTAGGCGCTTTACAAGGTATAGAAGGCGATTATGAATATATACTACCAAATAATATAGATTTAGAAGTTTATAACCACGTTATTATTTGGTGTGTACCTTTTTCGGTTAATTTTGGTTATGCAGTTTTAGAGTAA
- a CDS encoding HAD family phosphatase, with the protein MLKAVIFDMDGVIIDSEPMHNKAYHDMFDEVGINVSSELYESFTGQSTINICKRLCDYFDLKEAPETLVALKRKHYKHFFESNSDLTLIDGVFDLIKDYHSNGLTLVLASSAAMTSINQIFDRFDLNKYFIAKFSGGDLKKSKPHPEIFIKAASATGFSNKECLVIEDSTNGVIAAKAADLYCVGFDSFHSKNQDYSKADLVIKDFKEIAYNKITELL; encoded by the coding sequence ATGTTAAAAGCAGTTATTTTTGATATGGATGGGGTTATTATTGATAGCGAACCCATGCACAATAAAGCGTATCATGATATGTTTGATGAAGTTGGTATAAACGTTTCATCAGAACTCTATGAATCTTTTACCGGACAATCTACCATTAACATTTGCAAGCGTTTATGCGATTATTTTGATTTAAAGGAAGCTCCAGAAACTTTAGTAGCACTAAAACGTAAGCATTACAAACATTTTTTTGAAAGTAACTCAGATCTCACACTCATTGATGGTGTTTTCGATTTGATAAAAGATTATCATAGTAACGGATTAACTTTAGTGCTTGCCTCATCTGCAGCTATGACTAGTATTAATCAAATTTTTGATCGCTTTGATTTGAATAAATATTTTATAGCCAAATTTAGTGGTGGTGATTTAAAAAAATCTAAACCTCATCCAGAAATTTTTATTAAAGCGGCCTCTGCTACTGGTTTTAGTAATAAGGAATGTTTGGTTATTGAAGATTCTACCAATGGTGTTATAGCTGCAAAAGCTGCTGATTTATACTGCGTCGGTTTTGATAGCTTTCACTCTAAAAATCAAGATTATAGTAAAGCCGATTTAGTTATTAAAGACTTTAAAGAGATTGCTTATAATAAAATAACAGAATTACTCTAA